A genomic stretch from Argiope bruennichi chromosome 2, qqArgBrue1.1, whole genome shotgun sequence includes:
- the LOC129957784 gene encoding NAD-dependent protein deacylase sirtuin-6-like, translating to MSCTYADGLSKYEDKGVCGLKEIHDDPSTLDEKIEKLAQMIKDAKHVVVHTGAGISTSAGIPDFRGPKGVWTLEKEGLKPIISLSFNDVQPTVTHMALIALLNRGLIHFLVSQNVDGLHLRSGFPPDKLAELHGNMFLDKCNHCERLFIRNEATTTVGQKYTGHYCPVPKPNGRRCRGKLYDTILDWEDELPFRDLDLAELNCRKADLSICLGTTLQIIPSGNLPMLTKKSGGKLVICNLQPTKHDKSADLIIHGYIDDIMIKLAKILDVEIPEYKVSMDETKNFRENPKEYIQDLCTEEVSLKRKSDMLLNNDEVKCAKTKGNGLHIKSEKEVKDEEQPEKDSSEIDT from the exons atCCATGATGATCCATCAACCTTAGatgaaaaaattgagaaattggCACAAATGATAAAGGATGCTAAGCATGTGGTAGTACACACTGGAGCTGGCATAAGTACATCAGCTGGTATTCCTGATTTtag AGGTCCCAAAGGTGTTTGGACTTTAGAAAAAGAAGGTTTAAAGCCAATTATTAGCCTTTCATTTAATGATGTACAACCTACCGTGACCCATATGGCATTGATTGCTTTGTTAAACAGAGGATTAATACATTTCTTAGTGAGCCAAAATGTTGATGGTTTACATCTGCGATCTGGTTTTCCACCAGATAAATTAGCTGAACTACATGGCAATATGTTTTTAGACAAATGTAACCATTGTGAAAG gttatttataagaaatgaagCAACAACTACTGTTGGTCAGAAGTATACAGGGCATTATTGCCCAGTACCTAAGCCAAATGGAAGACGCTGTAGAGGGAAACTCTATGATACAATATTAGACTGGGAAGATGAATTACCTTTTAGAGATCTAGATTTAGCTGAGCTCAACTGTCG CAAAGCTGATTTGAGCATATGTTTAGGAACAACCCTTCAAATAATACCCAGTGGTAACCTTCCTATGTTAACTAAGAAATCTGGTGGAAAACTTGTAATATGCAACTTGCAACCAACAAAACAT gATAAAAGTGCAGATTTGATAATTCATGGTTACATAGATGATATAATGATCAAATTGGCCAAAATTTTAGATGTGGAAATACCAGAATATAAAGTTTCTATggatgaaactaaaaattttagagaaaatccCAAAGAATATATCCAAGATTTATGCACAGAAGAAGTTTCTTTGAAAAGGAAGAGTGATATGTTGTTAAACAATGATGAAGTAAAATGTGCTAAAACCAAAGGCAATGGATTGCAcattaaaagtgaaaaagaagtaaaagatGAAGAGCAACCCGAAAAGGATTCAAGTGAAATTGAcacctga